In Ailuropoda melanoleuca isolate Jingjing chromosome 11, ASM200744v2, whole genome shotgun sequence, a genomic segment contains:
- the NAP1L5 gene encoding nucleosome assembly protein 1-like 5: MADSENQGPAEPSQAAAAAAAAAAEAAAAAEEVMAEGGAQGGDSDSAAGDSDSAAGQTAEEPQTPAENAPKPKNDFIESLPNSVKCRVLALKKLQKRCDKIEAKFDKEFQALEKKYNDIYKPLLAKIQELTGEMEGCAWTLEGEEEEDDEEEYEDEEEGEEEEEEEEEAAAEAAAEAAAAKDEGPHSAVSDDAKK; the protein is encoded by the coding sequence ATGGCTGACTCGGAAAACCAGGGGCCTGCGGAGCCAAGccaggcggcggcggcggcagcggcggcggcagcagaGGCGGCCGCGGCGGCCGAGGAGGTAATGGCGGAAGGCGGTGCGCAGGGGGGAGACTCTGACAGCGCGGCTGGTGACTCCGACAGCGCGGCTGGTCAGACGGCTGAGGAGCCCCAGACCCCCGCGGAGAATGCACCAAAGCCTAAAAATGACTTTATCGAGAGCCTGCCTAATTCAGTGAAATGCCGAGTCCTGGCCCTCAAAAAGCTGCAGAAGCGATGCGATAAGATAGAAGCCAAATTTGATAAGGAATTTCAGGCTCTGGAAAAAAAGTATAACGACATCTATAAGCCTCTACTTGCCAAGATCCAAGAGCTCACCGGTGAGATGGAGGGGTGTGCATGGACCttagagggggaggaggaggaggacgacgaGGAAGAGTACgaggatgaggaggagggggaagaggaggaggaggaggaggaggaagctgcGGCAGAGGCTGCCGCGGAGGCGGCGGCTGCCAAAGATGAGGGTCCCCACTCTGCAGTGTCTGATGACGCCAAGAAATAA